Proteins co-encoded in one Ziziphus jujuba cultivar Dongzao chromosome 9, ASM3175591v1 genomic window:
- the LOC107404463 gene encoding small ribosomal subunit protein uS14z/uS14y/uS14x, protein MGHSNVWNSHPKNYGPGSRTCRVCGNPHGLIRKYGIMCCRQCFRSNAKEIGFIKYR, encoded by the exons ATGGGACACTCCAACGTGTGGAACTCTCACCCAAAGAACTACGGTCCCGGTTCACGCACCTG TCGTGTGTGTGGGAACCCACATGGATTGATTCGGAAGTATGGTATCATGTGTTGCAGACAGTGCTTCCGTAGTAATGCCAAGGAAATTGGCTTCATTAAG taCCGTTAA